From one Anabas testudineus chromosome 21, fAnaTes1.2, whole genome shotgun sequence genomic stretch:
- the rapgef4 gene encoding rap guanine nucleotide exchange factor 4 isoform X2: protein MCVEDHVEILLGYMFHLCLGALSTKYHQYMAELLAPPYGVMESGCSADRMPNKENISNNPFVSVSKHQDKKSFIESPAKHHPTCINQVPSERILRAGKILRNAILSRAPHMIRDRKYHLKTYRQCCVGTELVDWQMQQSSCVHSRIQAVGMWQVLLEEGVLNHVDQELSFQDKYLFYRFLDDEQEDAPFPSEEERRESQEELQDTLLLLSQIGPDAHMRMILRKHPSERTADDLEIIYEELLHIKALSHLSTTVKRELAGVLIFESHAKAGTVLFNQGEEGTSWYIILKGSVNVVICGKGVVCTLHEGDDFGKLALVNDAPRAASIVLREDNCHFLRVDKEDFNRILRDVEANTVRLKEHGQDVLVLEKSLSSSRTSMHGASSSSSSHYKYKVMSGTPEKILEHLLEMMRLDSQFTESGSALDDFLLTHCVFIPNSQLCPVLLTHYHAQALQGSEQEKLDYTLHNKRRVIRLVMQWAAIHGDHLQEEDVSMTFLETFLMAVSNDAKLIQALRDQLTELERLVKCNTEDAKVSQKRHKVLLRQFSMGDEKLQKRQPIKSKDEILFKVYCCDHTYTTIRVPVAASVREVIGAVADKLVSAEDLILVNLSSAGEKVVFKPNDVSVFSTLSTNGRLFVCRRDQLDSLTPLPEQEGPSTGSLATFEVMSSKDVAYHMTSFDWELFHCVHELELIYHTFGKQNVKKTTVNLDLFLRRFNEIQFWVVTEMCLCSQLNKRVQLLKKFIKVAAHCKEYRNMNAFFAIIMGLSNPAVSRLSQTWEKLPSKFKRFYSEFENLMDPSRNHRAYRLTFAKLEPPIIPFMPLLIKDMTFTHEGNKTFIDNLVNFEKMRMIANTLKIVRYCRSQTFGSDSPLANKNHPEVRTYVRQLHVIDNQRTLTQLSHGLEPRRS from the exons aaataTCATCAGTACATGGCTGAGCTGCTTGCCCCACCCTATGGTGTGATGGAAAGTGGTTGTAGTGCTGACA GAATGCcgaataaagaaaatataagcAACAACCCATTTGTTTCGGTCTCCAAGCATCAGGATAAG AAGTCGTTTATTGAAAGTCCAGCCAAACACCATCCTACATGCATTAATCAG GTTCCCTCTGAGAGGATCCTGAGGGCCGGAAAGATTCTCCGTAATGCCATCCTCTCCAGGGCGCCTCACATGATCAGAGACAGGAAGTACCACCTGAAGACGTACAG ACAGTGTTGCGTGGGGACTGAGTTGGTTGATTGGCAAATGCAGCAGAGCTCATGTGTCCACTCGCGTATTCAGGCCGTGGGCATGTGGCAGGTGCTGTTGGAGGAAGGTGTTCTCAACCATG TGGACCAGGAGCTGAGCTTCCAGGACAAGTACCTCTTCTACCGTTTCCTGGACGATGAACAGGAGGATGCCCCTTTCCccagtgaggaggagaggagggagagccAAGAGGAGCTGCAGGACACTCTGCTTCTACTCTCACAGATTGGGCCTGACGCCCACATGAGGATGATTCTCAGGAAACA TCCGTCCGAAAGAACAGCAGATGATTTGGAGATTATTTATGAAGAGCTTCTGCACATTAAAGCCTTATCTCATCTATCCACCACT GTGAAGAGAGAACTGGCGGGAGTTCTGATCTTTGAATCTCATGCAAAAGCAGGAACAGTGT tgttcAATCAAGGGGAGGAGGGAACATCATGGTACATTATTTTAAAGGGCTCAGTCAACGTTGTCATCTGTGGAAAA GGTGTTGTTTGCACGCTTCACGAAGGAGACGACTTTGGGAAGCTGGCTCTTGTCAACGACGCCCCCCGAGCTGCCTCCATTGTCCTGCGAGAAGACAACTGTCACTTCCTCCGAGTAGACAAGGAAGACTTCAATAGGATCTTGAGG GATGTGGAGGCCAACACAGTGCGTCTGAAAGAGCACGGTCAGGATGTGCTGGTGTTAGAGAAGAGTCTCAGCAGCAGTCGAACCTCCATGCATGGAGCctcgtcgtcctcctcctcccattaCAA ATATAAGGTAATGTCGGGGACGCCGGAGAAGATTTTGGAGCACCTACTTGAAATGATGCGATTGGATTCTCAATTCACAGAGTCAG GCTCAGCCTTGGACGACTTTCTGCTCACGCACTGTGTCTTCATCCCAAACAGTCAGCTATGTCCAGTGTTGCTGACTCA CTACCATGCTCAGGCCTTGCAGGGCTCTGAACAGGAGAAACTGGACTACACACTTCACAACAAACGCAGAGTGATCCGGCTGGTGATGCAGTGGGCTGCAATACACGGAGATCACCTGCAGGAGGAGGACGTCTCAATGACCTTCCTAGAG ACGTTTCTCATGGCGGTATCTAACGATGCCAAACTTATTCAAGCCCTCAGGGACCAACTGACAGAGCTGGAGAGACTTGTGAAGTGCAA CACAGAAGATGCCAAAGTCTCACAGAAAAGG CACAAAGTCCTGCTGCGTCAGTTTAGTATGGGAGATGAGAAGCTTCAGAAACGTCAGCCCATTAAGAGCAAGGATGAAA TTCTGTTCAAAGTCTACTGCTGCGACCACACCTACACCACAATCCGGGTCCCTGTGGCTGCTTCAGTCAGGGAGGTCATTGGTGCTGTGGCCGACAAGCTGGTGTCAGCTGAGGACCTGATCCTGGTCAACCTCAGTTCAGCAGGAG AGAAAGTCGTCTTTAAGCCCAACGATGTGTCAGTCTTCTCCACTCTCAGCACAAACGGGCGACTGTTTGTCTGCCGCAGGGACCAGCTGGATTCTTTG ACTCCTTTACCCGAGCAGGAGGGCCCCTCTACGGGGTCACTGGCCACTTTTGAAGTGATGAGCTCTAAGGATGTTGCTTACCACATGACGTCCTTTGACTGGGAGCTTTTCCACTGTGTACATGAG CTTGAACTCATCTACCACACATTTGGAAAGCAAAACGTCAAGAAAACCACTGTGAACCTGGACCTGTTTCTGAGGAGGTTTAATGAGATTCAGTTTTGGGTGGTCACagagatgtgtctgtgttctcaACTCAACAAGAGGGTGCAGCTTCTCAAGAAGTTCATCAAGGTTGCTGCACA CTGTAAGGAGTACAGGAATATGAACGCCTTCTTTGCTATAATCATGGGCCTGAGTAATCCAGCAGTAAGCAGGCTGAGTCAGACCTGGGAG AAACTTCCCAGCAAGTTCAAGAGGTTTTACAGTGAATTTGAAAACCTGATG GATCCGTCCAGGAACCATCGAGCATACCGACTGACATTTGCCAAACTGGAGCCTCCCATCATTCCCTTCATGCCACTGCTCATCAAAG acaTGACATTTACTCACGAGGGCAACAAGACTTTTATTGACAATTTGGTCAATTTTGAGAAAATG CGGATGATTGCTAACACACTGAAGATAGTGAGATACTGCAGAAGCCAGACATTTG GCTCAGATTCACCTCTTGCCAATAAGAACCACCCAGAAGTTCGGACTTACGTCCGCCAGCTCCACGTCATCGACAACCAAAGGACGCTAACTCAGCTCTCACATGGACTTGAGCCTCGCAGATCTTGA
- the rapgef4 gene encoding rap guanine nucleotide exchange factor 4 isoform X3 translates to MAELLAPPYGVMESGCSADRMPNKENISNNPFVSVSKHQDKKSFIESPAKHHPTCINQVPSERILRAGKILRNAILSRAPHMIRDRKYHLKTYRQCCVGTELVDWQMQQSSCVHSRIQAVGMWQVLLEEGVLNHVDQELSFQDKYLFYRFLDDEQEDAPFPSEEERRESQEELQDTLLLLSQIGPDAHMRMILRKHPSERTADDLEIIYEELLHIKALSHLSTTVKRELAGVLIFESHAKAGTVLFNQGEEGTSWYIILKGSVNVVICGKGVVCTLHEGDDFGKLALVNDAPRAASIVLREDNCHFLRVDKEDFNRILRDVEANTVRLKEHGQDVLVLEKSLSSSRTSMHGASSSSSSHYKYKVMSGTPEKILEHLLEMMRLDSQFTESGSALDDFLLTHCVFIPNSQLCPVLLTHYHAQALQGSEQEKLDYTLHNKRRVIRLVMQWAAIHGDHLQEEDVSMTFLETFLMAVSNDAKLIQALRDQLTELERLVKCNTEDAKVSQKRHKVLLRQFSMGDEKLQKRQPIKSKDEILFKVYCCDHTYTTIRVPVAASVREVIGAVADKLVSAEDLILVNLSSAGEKVVFKPNDVSVFSTLSTNGRLFVCRRDQLDSLTPLPEQEGPSTGSLATFEVMSSKDVAYHMTSFDWELFHCVHELELIYHTFGKQNVKKTTVNLDLFLRRFNEIQFWVVTEMCLCSQLNKRVQLLKKFIKVAAHCKEYRNMNAFFAIIMGLSNPAVSRLSQTWEKLPSKFKRFYSEFENLMDPSRNHRAYRLTFAKLEPPIIPFMPLLIKDMTFTHEGNKTFIDNLVNFEKMRMIANTLKIVRYCRSQTFGSDSPLANKNHPEVRTYVRQLHVIDNQRTLTQLSHGLEPRRS, encoded by the exons ATGGCTGAGCTGCTTGCCCCACCCTATGGTGTGATGGAAAGTGGTTGTAGTGCTGACA GAATGCcgaataaagaaaatataagcAACAACCCATTTGTTTCGGTCTCCAAGCATCAGGATAAG AAGTCGTTTATTGAAAGTCCAGCCAAACACCATCCTACATGCATTAATCAG GTTCCCTCTGAGAGGATCCTGAGGGCCGGAAAGATTCTCCGTAATGCCATCCTCTCCAGGGCGCCTCACATGATCAGAGACAGGAAGTACCACCTGAAGACGTACAG ACAGTGTTGCGTGGGGACTGAGTTGGTTGATTGGCAAATGCAGCAGAGCTCATGTGTCCACTCGCGTATTCAGGCCGTGGGCATGTGGCAGGTGCTGTTGGAGGAAGGTGTTCTCAACCATG TGGACCAGGAGCTGAGCTTCCAGGACAAGTACCTCTTCTACCGTTTCCTGGACGATGAACAGGAGGATGCCCCTTTCCccagtgaggaggagaggagggagagccAAGAGGAGCTGCAGGACACTCTGCTTCTACTCTCACAGATTGGGCCTGACGCCCACATGAGGATGATTCTCAGGAAACA TCCGTCCGAAAGAACAGCAGATGATTTGGAGATTATTTATGAAGAGCTTCTGCACATTAAAGCCTTATCTCATCTATCCACCACT GTGAAGAGAGAACTGGCGGGAGTTCTGATCTTTGAATCTCATGCAAAAGCAGGAACAGTGT tgttcAATCAAGGGGAGGAGGGAACATCATGGTACATTATTTTAAAGGGCTCAGTCAACGTTGTCATCTGTGGAAAA GGTGTTGTTTGCACGCTTCACGAAGGAGACGACTTTGGGAAGCTGGCTCTTGTCAACGACGCCCCCCGAGCTGCCTCCATTGTCCTGCGAGAAGACAACTGTCACTTCCTCCGAGTAGACAAGGAAGACTTCAATAGGATCTTGAGG GATGTGGAGGCCAACACAGTGCGTCTGAAAGAGCACGGTCAGGATGTGCTGGTGTTAGAGAAGAGTCTCAGCAGCAGTCGAACCTCCATGCATGGAGCctcgtcgtcctcctcctcccattaCAA ATATAAGGTAATGTCGGGGACGCCGGAGAAGATTTTGGAGCACCTACTTGAAATGATGCGATTGGATTCTCAATTCACAGAGTCAG GCTCAGCCTTGGACGACTTTCTGCTCACGCACTGTGTCTTCATCCCAAACAGTCAGCTATGTCCAGTGTTGCTGACTCA CTACCATGCTCAGGCCTTGCAGGGCTCTGAACAGGAGAAACTGGACTACACACTTCACAACAAACGCAGAGTGATCCGGCTGGTGATGCAGTGGGCTGCAATACACGGAGATCACCTGCAGGAGGAGGACGTCTCAATGACCTTCCTAGAG ACGTTTCTCATGGCGGTATCTAACGATGCCAAACTTATTCAAGCCCTCAGGGACCAACTGACAGAGCTGGAGAGACTTGTGAAGTGCAA CACAGAAGATGCCAAAGTCTCACAGAAAAGG CACAAAGTCCTGCTGCGTCAGTTTAGTATGGGAGATGAGAAGCTTCAGAAACGTCAGCCCATTAAGAGCAAGGATGAAA TTCTGTTCAAAGTCTACTGCTGCGACCACACCTACACCACAATCCGGGTCCCTGTGGCTGCTTCAGTCAGGGAGGTCATTGGTGCTGTGGCCGACAAGCTGGTGTCAGCTGAGGACCTGATCCTGGTCAACCTCAGTTCAGCAGGAG AGAAAGTCGTCTTTAAGCCCAACGATGTGTCAGTCTTCTCCACTCTCAGCACAAACGGGCGACTGTTTGTCTGCCGCAGGGACCAGCTGGATTCTTTG ACTCCTTTACCCGAGCAGGAGGGCCCCTCTACGGGGTCACTGGCCACTTTTGAAGTGATGAGCTCTAAGGATGTTGCTTACCACATGACGTCCTTTGACTGGGAGCTTTTCCACTGTGTACATGAG CTTGAACTCATCTACCACACATTTGGAAAGCAAAACGTCAAGAAAACCACTGTGAACCTGGACCTGTTTCTGAGGAGGTTTAATGAGATTCAGTTTTGGGTGGTCACagagatgtgtctgtgttctcaACTCAACAAGAGGGTGCAGCTTCTCAAGAAGTTCATCAAGGTTGCTGCACA CTGTAAGGAGTACAGGAATATGAACGCCTTCTTTGCTATAATCATGGGCCTGAGTAATCCAGCAGTAAGCAGGCTGAGTCAGACCTGGGAG AAACTTCCCAGCAAGTTCAAGAGGTTTTACAGTGAATTTGAAAACCTGATG GATCCGTCCAGGAACCATCGAGCATACCGACTGACATTTGCCAAACTGGAGCCTCCCATCATTCCCTTCATGCCACTGCTCATCAAAG acaTGACATTTACTCACGAGGGCAACAAGACTTTTATTGACAATTTGGTCAATTTTGAGAAAATG CGGATGATTGCTAACACACTGAAGATAGTGAGATACTGCAGAAGCCAGACATTTG GCTCAGATTCACCTCTTGCCAATAAGAACCACCCAGAAGTTCGGACTTACGTCCGCCAGCTCCACGTCATCGACAACCAAAGGACGCTAACTCAGCTCTCACATGGACTTGAGCCTCGCAGATCTTGA